GTAGCGCGACAAGAAGCCAGCGTCACCCATTCAGGTCATCGACTCATCCTAAGCTACGATTCAATTTACGCCAATCTTGTTTTTTGGACGATCAAAGGTAAAGACTATTACTGCCTGGAACCCTGGAGTGCGCCACGAAATGCAATGAATACGGGAGAGGATTTGACCGTGCTAGAACCGGGATCCACGGCTGAAACGTGGGTGAAATTAGCAGTCGGTTAAAGTTCCTATAATTTCCTACTTTTTAACTTCTGTGCTGCGCCAACTCAGCTTGAGGTTGATCCAGAAATTCCAAAGTGTAACCGCTGCGATCGCCAGGAAATTTGCAGCATAGGCATTTAGATGCAATCCATTAAACAAGACATTCAATAGAAGTATCTTTAAGACCAATCCCATTAAACAAACGATGTTGAATTTCATTAATCGTTTGATTCGCTGCCGCCAACCTCGCTGCTGGCGGGAAACGTCGCCAAATGTCCAAACATCGTTCCAAAAAAAGTTGTTGAGAATCGCAAGTTCACCCGCCAAGATAGCGCTGCGGGTTAATCCTAGCCCTAACCCTCCATAAAACAGGTGAAGCAGTCCCATATCTACTGCTAATCCACTCAGCCCCACCATCCCGAAGCGAATAAAGCGCCCTAAGGGGAAATTGATTCGCTGTTTAATTTTGCCGACTCGTCCAGTGGCTAAACGGAGGCGCAGTAGATGATGGAGATATTCTTGATACTGCCGCCAGGTAACTTTGCTTTCACCCTCTTCCCGCTCTCGAAAGACATACCCGACTTCGCCAATGCGCTCAATATTGCCGCGCCCAACGACCTCAATCAAAATCTTGTAACCCTTAGGATTAAGCGTCCGATTAGCGATCGCTTCACGCTTCACCAAGAAGTAGCCACTCATGGGGTCAGAAATCCGCCCAATGACCCTCGGCAGCACCATCAACCCCAGCAGTTGTGCCCCCCTCGATAAAAACCGCCGCTTTGCACTCCAATTACTCACGCCGCCGCCATCCACGGTGCGACTTGCCACTGCCAAATCTGCTCCCTGGCGAACGGTGCCCAATAGCTGCGCTAACACTTCGGGAGGGTGCTGCAAGTCTCCATCAATAACGCCCAAAACTTCACCCCGTGCCGCTTGCCATCCCCGAATCACAGCAGTGGCTAACCCACGCTCCGTCTGTCGCCGCATCACCTGAAGTTGGGGATAGCGCTCAGTCAAGCCCAGAGCAATTTCCCAGGTGCGATCGGGGCTGTTGTCATCAACCACAATCAGTTCGTAGTCATGGGGCAAAATTTCGTCTAGCAGATCGCTGAGAAGCGCCACCATTTTCTCAATATTCTGACCTTCTTGGTAGGTTGGCACAATTAGAGAAAAATAGACTGAGCTTTGCCTGCCATCCGCAGCTTCCCGTCTAGGAATTTTTAGGGCTGCTGTTGGCACGGACAGGAGGCGATCGCTGTTGATCTCAGGGCTGTTGACTCTGGCGGATTGAGGGTGCATAGCCATATTTAGCGAAGTATCACTATCCAATATTTCATCTATCTGTTACAGATAGGCGAAAATTGTGCATTTTTCTAATAAAAAAGACCGTACGGTTGAAAAGATGAAGATTTGAAGCCGATTGATTAAACCCCCCGGACTTAGGGTTAACTGCGTTCATATTTTTCTTATTTACACAAATA
Above is a genomic segment from Timaviella obliquedivisa GSE-PSE-MK23-08B containing:
- a CDS encoding glycosyltransferase, with the protein product MHPQSARVNSPEINSDRLLSVPTAALKIPRREAADGRQSSVYFSLIVPTYQEGQNIEKMVALLSDLLDEILPHDYELIVVDDNSPDRTWEIALGLTERYPQLQVMRRQTERGLATAVIRGWQAARGEVLGVIDGDLQHPPEVLAQLLGTVRQGADLAVASRTVDGGGVSNWSAKRRFLSRGAQLLGLMVLPRVIGRISDPMSGYFLVKREAIANRTLNPKGYKILIEVVGRGNIERIGEVGYVFREREEGESKVTWRQYQEYLHHLLRLRLATGRVGKIKQRINFPLGRFIRFGMVGLSGLAVDMGLLHLFYGGLGLGLTRSAILAGELAILNNFFWNDVWTFGDVSRQQRGWRQRIKRLMKFNIVCLMGLVLKILLLNVLFNGLHLNAYAANFLAIAAVTLWNFWINLKLSWRSTEVKK